One segment of Coffea arabica cultivar ET-39 chromosome 7c, Coffea Arabica ET-39 HiFi, whole genome shotgun sequence DNA contains the following:
- the LOC113698527 gene encoding uncharacterized protein produces MGRSRSRSLSRSPSYSRRGHSRSRSASPVSHRYGSRRSRRDRSRSRYSNSHSRRRSRSSSSHRRRSRSSSPRRRRSRSPTLRRRKSPSPTPRHHRRQRSKSYSLSPVNKSPSSSPASSELKNASEKTRKEEEEKKRQQQEEELKRLEEETARRLEDEIRRKVEEKLASEEVKLEVLRRIEEGQKKLFEDVEVQLQKEKEAALMEAKQKEEQARKEREELDEMLEENRRRVEEAQGMLAMELQRKDEERHRELELIHRQKEEAARRKKLEDEEEHANQMISTSKSRSRSRSIGL; encoded by the exons atggGTCGGAGCCGGAGCCGGAGCCTGTCGAGGTCACCGTCGTATTCCCGGAGAGGCCACTCCCGGTCTCGGTCTGCGTCTCCGGTCAGTCACCGGTATGGTAGCCGCCGTAGTCGTAGGGACCGCAGCCGGTCACGTTATTCCAACTCTCATAGCAG GCGAAGAAGTCGTTCAAGTAGTTCTCATCGACGTAGAAGTCGTTCAAGTAGTCCTCGACGACGCCGAAGTCGTTCACCCACATTGAGGCGCCGAAAGAGCCCTTCTCCAACACCTAGGCATCACAGGAGACAGAGAAGTAAGAGTTACTCGTTGTCACCTGTTAACAAGTCTCCTAGTTCTAGTCCGGCATCATCTGAGCTCAAGAATGCCTCAGAAAAGAccagaaaggaagaagaagagaagaaaag ACAACAGCAAGAAGAAGAACTGAAAAGATTAGAAGAGGAGACTGCAAGGAGGTTGGAAGACGAAATCCGGAGGAAGGTTGAAGAAAAATTGGCTTCGGAAGAAGTTAAACTGGAAGTATTAAGAAGGATAGAAGAAGGCCAGAAGAAATTGTTTGAGGATGTTGAAGTTCAActgcaaaaggaaaaagaagctgCTCTTATGGaggcaaaacaaaaagaa GAACAAGCTCGAAAGGAGAGGGAAGAGCTTGATGAAATGCTTGAGGAGAATAGAAGGCGGGTAGAAGAGGCTCAGGGGATGCTCGCTATGGAACTTCAGCGAAAAGACGAAGAACGCCATCGGGAGTTGGAGTTGATTCACAGACAAAAAGAAGAGGCTGCTCGAAGAAAGAAACTGGAAGACGAGGAAGAACACGCGAATCAGATGATATCGACCAGCAAGAGCAGATCTCGATCAAGGTCTATTGGTCTGTGA
- the LOC113697878 gene encoding clathrin heavy chain 1-like isoform X3, producing MDSHKVEDKELEFRPEDSSHFEKYGVSAASVEAEPCVVDIKSSNNKRWSSHNFPWAKGLEEFSGRLFGNFSLEPEQREVINATMSGRDVFADVSAIDGREVTYQVPALLCPGMTLVVVPPLLIANIKVKNPPLGRKSMGLSGLMELTEQQRILGELVKESSECKLLYVTAGTITKLSVPRSRVGEGCRYHLTGVQPLQRKSSLLPISRCLQVAKEYCEQLGVEPCIKLFEQFKSYEGLYFFLGSYLSSSEDPDIHFKYIEAAAKTGQIKEVERVTRESNFYDPEKTKNFLMEAKLPDARPLINVCDRFGFVPDLTHYLYTNNMLRYIEGYVQKVNPGNAPLVVGQLLDDECPEDFIKGLILSVRSLLPVEPLVDECEKRNRLRLLAQFLEHLVSEGSQDVHVHNALGKIIIDSNNNPEHFLTTNPYYDSRVVGKYCEKRDPTLAVVAYRRGQCDDELINVTNKNSLFKLQARLQEWFQ from the exons ATGGACAGTCACAAGGTTGAAGATAAAGAG CTAGAATTTCGTCCAGAAGATTCAAGTCACTTCGAAAAGTATGGAGTTTCAGCAGCATCTGTGGAAGCAGAACCTTGTGTCGTGGATATTAAAAGTTCAAACAATAAAAGATGGAGTAGCCACAACTTTCCATGGGCAAAGGGGCTAGAG GAATTCAGCGGAAGATTATTTGGCAATTTTTCTTTGGAACCGGAGCAAAGAGAAGTGATCAATGCAACTATGAGTGGACGCGATGTTTTTGCAGATGTGTCAGCTATAGACGGACGTGAAGTGACATATCAG GTCCCTGCTCTTTTATGTCCTGGGATGACTTTGGTTGTTGTCCCACCTCTTCTCATAGCCAACATTAAAGTTAAGAATCCACCATTG GGAAGAAAATCTATGGGTCTATCTGGCTTAATGGAGCTGACTGAACAACAGAGGATTCTGGGGGAGCTTGTGAAAGAAAGTAGTGAATGCAAGCTGCTATATGTCACCGCTGGCACAATTACCAA GTTGAGCGTGCCGAGGAGTAGAGTAGGCGAAGGTTGCCGCTATCATCTCACTGGAGTCCAGCCACTACAGCGGAAATCATCACT CTTACCAATCTCTCGGTGCTTGCAAGTTGCCAAAGAATATTGTGAGCAATTGGGTGTTGAACCTTGTATAAAACTTTTTGAGCAATTCAAATCATATGAAGGATTGTACTTCTTCTTGGGGTCTTATCTGAGCTCAAG TGAGGACCCTGACATCCATTTTAAGTATATTGAAGCAGCTGCAAAGACAGGGCAGATCAAGGAGGTTGAGCGTGTTACAAGGGAATCAAATTTCTATGACCCAGAGAAGACTAAAAATTTCTTGATGGAAGCCAAGCTTCCGGATGCTAGACCCCTAATAAATGTGTGCGATCGATTTGGTTTTGTTCCAGATCTTACACACTACCTGTATACAAACAACATGCTCCGGTATATTGAAGGATATGTGCAGAAG GTCAATCCTGGAAATGCTCCACTAGTTGTGGGGCAGCTGCTAGACGATGAATGTCCCGAAGATTTTATTAAAGGCTTGATTCTCTCTGTCCGTTCGCTTCTTCCTGTTGAGCCTCTCGTGGACGAGTGTGAGAAAAG GAACCGGCTTCGGTTACTTGCCCAATTTTTGGAGCATCTTGTGAGCGAAGGAAGCCAGGATGTGCATGTGCACAATGCACTTGGAAAGATCATTATAGACAGTAATAATAACCCTGAGCACTTTCTCACTACCAACCCATATTATGATTCACGTGTCGTGGGCAAATACTGTGAGAAGCGTGATCCTACCCTTGCTGTTGTTGCCTATCGGAGAGGGCAGTGTGATGATGAACTCATCAATGTAACAAATAAGAACTCCCTGTTTAAGTTGCAGGCCAG GCTCCAGGAATGGTTTCAATGA
- the LOC113697878 gene encoding clathrin heavy chain 1-like isoform X2, with protein sequence MDSHKVEDKEVWEALSNLELFSGKYVKPGDPDETSLPPEQSNFTPSVSKLLSFTQLEFRPEDSSHFEKYGVSAASVEAEPCVVDIKSSNNKRWSSHNFPWAKGLEEFSGRLFGNFSLEPEQREVINATMSGRDVFADVSAIDGREVTYQVPALLCPGMTLVVVPPLLIANIKGRKSMGLSGLMELTEQQRILGELVKESSECKLLYVTAGTITKLSVPRSRVGEGCRYHLTGVQPLQRKSSLLPISRCLQVAKEYCEQLGVEPCIKLFEQFKSYEGLYFFLGSYLSSSEDPDIHFKYIEAAAKTGQIKEVERVTRESNFYDPEKTKNFLMEAKLPDARPLINVCDRFGFVPDLTHYLYTNNMLRYIEGYVQKVNPGNAPLVVGQLLDDECPEDFIKGLILSVRSLLPVEPLVDECEKRNRLRLLAQFLEHLVSEGSQDVHVHNALGKIIIDSNNNPEHFLTTNPYYDSRVVGKYCEKRDPTLAVVAYRRGQCDDELINVTNKNSLFKLQARLQEWFQ encoded by the exons ATGGACAGTCACAAGGTTGAAGATAAAGAG GTTTGGGAAGCTCTTTCCAATCTTGAGCTCTTTTCTGGGAAATATGTGAAACCCGGAGATCCTGATGAGACAAGTTTGCCACCAGAACAGTCCAACTTTACTCCATCAGTTTCCAAACTTCTTTCATTTACACAG CTAGAATTTCGTCCAGAAGATTCAAGTCACTTCGAAAAGTATGGAGTTTCAGCAGCATCTGTGGAAGCAGAACCTTGTGTCGTGGATATTAAAAGTTCAAACAATAAAAGATGGAGTAGCCACAACTTTCCATGGGCAAAGGGGCTAGAG GAATTCAGCGGAAGATTATTTGGCAATTTTTCTTTGGAACCGGAGCAAAGAGAAGTGATCAATGCAACTATGAGTGGACGCGATGTTTTTGCAGATGTGTCAGCTATAGACGGACGTGAAGTGACATATCAG GTCCCTGCTCTTTTATGTCCTGGGATGACTTTGGTTGTTGTCCCACCTCTTCTCATAGCCAACATTAAA GGAAGAAAATCTATGGGTCTATCTGGCTTAATGGAGCTGACTGAACAACAGAGGATTCTGGGGGAGCTTGTGAAAGAAAGTAGTGAATGCAAGCTGCTATATGTCACCGCTGGCACAATTACCAA GTTGAGCGTGCCGAGGAGTAGAGTAGGCGAAGGTTGCCGCTATCATCTCACTGGAGTCCAGCCACTACAGCGGAAATCATCACT CTTACCAATCTCTCGGTGCTTGCAAGTTGCCAAAGAATATTGTGAGCAATTGGGTGTTGAACCTTGTATAAAACTTTTTGAGCAATTCAAATCATATGAAGGATTGTACTTCTTCTTGGGGTCTTATCTGAGCTCAAG TGAGGACCCTGACATCCATTTTAAGTATATTGAAGCAGCTGCAAAGACAGGGCAGATCAAGGAGGTTGAGCGTGTTACAAGGGAATCAAATTTCTATGACCCAGAGAAGACTAAAAATTTCTTGATGGAAGCCAAGCTTCCGGATGCTAGACCCCTAATAAATGTGTGCGATCGATTTGGTTTTGTTCCAGATCTTACACACTACCTGTATACAAACAACATGCTCCGGTATATTGAAGGATATGTGCAGAAG GTCAATCCTGGAAATGCTCCACTAGTTGTGGGGCAGCTGCTAGACGATGAATGTCCCGAAGATTTTATTAAAGGCTTGATTCTCTCTGTCCGTTCGCTTCTTCCTGTTGAGCCTCTCGTGGACGAGTGTGAGAAAAG GAACCGGCTTCGGTTACTTGCCCAATTTTTGGAGCATCTTGTGAGCGAAGGAAGCCAGGATGTGCATGTGCACAATGCACTTGGAAAGATCATTATAGACAGTAATAATAACCCTGAGCACTTTCTCACTACCAACCCATATTATGATTCACGTGTCGTGGGCAAATACTGTGAGAAGCGTGATCCTACCCTTGCTGTTGTTGCCTATCGGAGAGGGCAGTGTGATGATGAACTCATCAATGTAACAAATAAGAACTCCCTGTTTAAGTTGCAGGCCAG GCTCCAGGAATGGTTTCAATGA
- the LOC113697878 gene encoding clathrin heavy chain 1-like isoform X1, giving the protein MDSHKVEDKEVWEALSNLELFSGKYVKPGDPDETSLPPEQSNFTPSVSKLLSFTQLEFRPEDSSHFEKYGVSAASVEAEPCVVDIKSSNNKRWSSHNFPWAKGLEEFSGRLFGNFSLEPEQREVINATMSGRDVFADVSAIDGREVTYQVPALLCPGMTLVVVPPLLIANIKVKNPPLGRKSMGLSGLMELTEQQRILGELVKESSECKLLYVTAGTITKLSVPRSRVGEGCRYHLTGVQPLQRKSSLLPISRCLQVAKEYCEQLGVEPCIKLFEQFKSYEGLYFFLGSYLSSSEDPDIHFKYIEAAAKTGQIKEVERVTRESNFYDPEKTKNFLMEAKLPDARPLINVCDRFGFVPDLTHYLYTNNMLRYIEGYVQKVNPGNAPLVVGQLLDDECPEDFIKGLILSVRSLLPVEPLVDECEKRNRLRLLAQFLEHLVSEGSQDVHVHNALGKIIIDSNNNPEHFLTTNPYYDSRVVGKYCEKRDPTLAVVAYRRGQCDDELINVTNKNSLFKLQARLQEWFQ; this is encoded by the exons ATGGACAGTCACAAGGTTGAAGATAAAGAG GTTTGGGAAGCTCTTTCCAATCTTGAGCTCTTTTCTGGGAAATATGTGAAACCCGGAGATCCTGATGAGACAAGTTTGCCACCAGAACAGTCCAACTTTACTCCATCAGTTTCCAAACTTCTTTCATTTACACAG CTAGAATTTCGTCCAGAAGATTCAAGTCACTTCGAAAAGTATGGAGTTTCAGCAGCATCTGTGGAAGCAGAACCTTGTGTCGTGGATATTAAAAGTTCAAACAATAAAAGATGGAGTAGCCACAACTTTCCATGGGCAAAGGGGCTAGAG GAATTCAGCGGAAGATTATTTGGCAATTTTTCTTTGGAACCGGAGCAAAGAGAAGTGATCAATGCAACTATGAGTGGACGCGATGTTTTTGCAGATGTGTCAGCTATAGACGGACGTGAAGTGACATATCAG GTCCCTGCTCTTTTATGTCCTGGGATGACTTTGGTTGTTGTCCCACCTCTTCTCATAGCCAACATTAAAGTTAAGAATCCACCATTG GGAAGAAAATCTATGGGTCTATCTGGCTTAATGGAGCTGACTGAACAACAGAGGATTCTGGGGGAGCTTGTGAAAGAAAGTAGTGAATGCAAGCTGCTATATGTCACCGCTGGCACAATTACCAA GTTGAGCGTGCCGAGGAGTAGAGTAGGCGAAGGTTGCCGCTATCATCTCACTGGAGTCCAGCCACTACAGCGGAAATCATCACT CTTACCAATCTCTCGGTGCTTGCAAGTTGCCAAAGAATATTGTGAGCAATTGGGTGTTGAACCTTGTATAAAACTTTTTGAGCAATTCAAATCATATGAAGGATTGTACTTCTTCTTGGGGTCTTATCTGAGCTCAAG TGAGGACCCTGACATCCATTTTAAGTATATTGAAGCAGCTGCAAAGACAGGGCAGATCAAGGAGGTTGAGCGTGTTACAAGGGAATCAAATTTCTATGACCCAGAGAAGACTAAAAATTTCTTGATGGAAGCCAAGCTTCCGGATGCTAGACCCCTAATAAATGTGTGCGATCGATTTGGTTTTGTTCCAGATCTTACACACTACCTGTATACAAACAACATGCTCCGGTATATTGAAGGATATGTGCAGAAG GTCAATCCTGGAAATGCTCCACTAGTTGTGGGGCAGCTGCTAGACGATGAATGTCCCGAAGATTTTATTAAAGGCTTGATTCTCTCTGTCCGTTCGCTTCTTCCTGTTGAGCCTCTCGTGGACGAGTGTGAGAAAAG GAACCGGCTTCGGTTACTTGCCCAATTTTTGGAGCATCTTGTGAGCGAAGGAAGCCAGGATGTGCATGTGCACAATGCACTTGGAAAGATCATTATAGACAGTAATAATAACCCTGAGCACTTTCTCACTACCAACCCATATTATGATTCACGTGTCGTGGGCAAATACTGTGAGAAGCGTGATCCTACCCTTGCTGTTGTTGCCTATCGGAGAGGGCAGTGTGATGATGAACTCATCAATGTAACAAATAAGAACTCCCTGTTTAAGTTGCAGGCCAG GCTCCAGGAATGGTTTCAATGA